A genomic stretch from Silurus meridionalis isolate SWU-2019-XX chromosome 1, ASM1480568v1, whole genome shotgun sequence includes:
- the LOC124386834 gene encoding cytoplasmic phosphatidylinositol transfer protein 1-like isoform X1 has translation MLMKEYRICMPLTVEEYRIGQLYMISKHSHEQSERGEGVEVVQNEPFEDPTHGHGQFTEKRVYLNSKLPSWARAVVPRIFYVTEKAWNYYPYTITEYTCSFLPKFSIHIETKYEDNKGSNDNIFESELKDQEREVCFVDIAYDEIPERYYKESEDLRYFKSEKTSRGMLQEGWRDTETPIMCSYKLVTVKFEVWGLQTRVEQFVHKVVRDVLLLGHRQAFAWVDEWIDMTMDEVREYERRSQEATNQKIGMFPPSISIGEMPLSSQAPSGPASAPSTPLYTDAPEFLSVPKERPRKKSAPETLTLSEPGQSVPVPAPNHASLSPASNETE, from the exons taCAGGATCGGGCAGCTGTATATGATCAGTAAACACAGCCACGAGCAGAGTGAGCGAGGAGAAGGAGTGGAGGTGGTGCAGAACGAGCCCTTCGAAGACCCGACACACGGCCACGGGCAGTTCACAGAGAAACGAGTCTACCTCAACAG CAAACTGCCCAGTTGGGCGAGAGCGGTGGTGCCCAGAATCTTCTATGTGACtgagaaggcatggaattattATCCGTACACCATCACAG AATACACA tgttcgTTTTTGCCAAAGTTCTCCATCCACATAGAAACCAAGTACGAAGACAACAAAGGATCCAATGACAAC attTTTGAAAGTGAGCTGAAGGACCAGGAGCGAGAAGTGTGTTTCGTTGACATTGCTTACGATGAGATTCCAGAGCGCTACTACAAGGAGTCAGAG GATCTGCGCTATTTCAAATCGGAGAAGACATCTCGCGGCATGCTGCAGGAAGGCTGGCGGGACACGGAGACTCCCATCATGTGCTCCTACAAGCTGGTCACCGTAAAGTTCGAGGTGTGGGGCCTCCAGACACGCGTGGAGCAGTTCGTGCACAAG GTGGTGCGGGACGTGTTGTTACTGGGCCACAGACAGGCCTTTGCCTGGGTGGATGAGTGGATCG acatgaCAATGGATGAGGTGAGAGAGTACGAGCGTAGGAGCCAGGAGGCCACCAACCAGAAGATCGGCATGTTCCCTCCTTCCATTTCCATTGGCGAGATGCCACTCTCGTCTCAGGCTCCCAGCGGCCCGGCCAGTGCTCCATCCACCCCACTTTACACCGATGCCCCAGAGTTCCTTTCCGTCCCCAAAGAGCGACCTCGAAAGAAATCCGCCCCCGAAACGCTCACTCTGTCCGAACCTGGCCAGTCGGTGCCTGTTCCCGCCCCTAACCACGCCTCTCTCAGCCCAGCGTCCAATGAGACGGAGTGA
- the LOC124386834 gene encoding cytoplasmic phosphatidylinositol transfer protein 1-like isoform X2 — protein sequence MLMKEYRICMPLTVEEYRIGQLYMISKHSHEQSERGEGVEVVQNEPFEDPTHGHGQFTEKRVYLNSKLPSWARAVVPRIFYVTEKAWNYYPYTITEYTCSFLPKFSIHIETKYEDNKGSNDNIFESELKDQEREVCFVDIAYDEIPERYYKESEDLRYFKSEKTSRGMLQEGWRDTETPIMCSYKLVTVKFEVWGLQTRVEQFVHKVVRDVLLLGHRQAFAWVDEWIDMDLEDVREYENQMHEKTNIKVCLEQQEHSTNSSPSLDGLKILDKVST from the exons taCAGGATCGGGCAGCTGTATATGATCAGTAAACACAGCCACGAGCAGAGTGAGCGAGGAGAAGGAGTGGAGGTGGTGCAGAACGAGCCCTTCGAAGACCCGACACACGGCCACGGGCAGTTCACAGAGAAACGAGTCTACCTCAACAG CAAACTGCCCAGTTGGGCGAGAGCGGTGGTGCCCAGAATCTTCTATGTGACtgagaaggcatggaattattATCCGTACACCATCACAG AATACACA tgttcgTTTTTGCCAAAGTTCTCCATCCACATAGAAACCAAGTACGAAGACAACAAAGGATCCAATGACAAC attTTTGAAAGTGAGCTGAAGGACCAGGAGCGAGAAGTGTGTTTCGTTGACATTGCTTACGATGAGATTCCAGAGCGCTACTACAAGGAGTCAGAG GATCTGCGCTATTTCAAATCGGAGAAGACATCTCGCGGCATGCTGCAGGAAGGCTGGCGGGACACGGAGACTCCCATCATGTGCTCCTACAAGCTGGTCACCGTAAAGTTCGAGGTGTGGGGCCTCCAGACACGCGTGGAGCAGTTCGTGCACAAG GTGGTGCGGGACGTGTTGTTACTGGGCCACAGACAGGCCTTTGCCTGGGTGGATGAGTGGATCG ATATGGATTTGGAAGATGTCCGGGAGTACGAGAACCAAATGCATGAGAAAACCAACATTAAAGTTTGCCTTGAGCAGCAAGAGCATTCCACCAATTCATCTCCATCTCTGGATGGCTTAAAGATCCTTGACAAAGTCAGC acatga